TCCTTTACAGTACAAGATCTTTAAGATGTAACTGAGTTACACAATTAAGATTTTATTGTTTGGTCAACTTGCCAAGAAGTGTAAGAACAGAACACAAAATTTTACAATCTACCACAGACTCTTTTTGAATGATTTCAGCGTCACAGCTCTCATTTCTCATCTCCCTTAAACCTGTTGTGAGCGTTCAAGTCACCACAAGCTCAGTGTTACTTACTGCCATGTAGGGTCTGCAGCCTGCATCTCTGGTTTTGGCGATAGAGTCCACCAGCTGACCACTGATGCCAAAGTCACACAGCTTTATGTTGCCGTTCCTGTCCAGGAGGATGTTTGACGGCTTAATGTCTGAGGGAGAGTGAAGAGAAACGGGTGATGAAAAGACACCCAAAGGTGCACAATAAGATTAGGAAAGCGTCTGGTATCGTCTTACCTCTGTGTATTATTTTCAAGTTTTCTTTTAAGTGGTTAAGTGCCTTCACAGTctgcaaaacacagaaaaggttTAGCAGCAGGACTTGAAAATTAGGCttctttatttttgaaaagtgGGACACGATCGTCACAAAAACTTACAGCTAATGTTATTTTTCCTAATATTTCCTCTGGAATCACGTCGTCTAATGAGCAATATACAAATTTGTAAAATTTGTCTAACGAGGTAGCCATAAGTTCCATACAAATCCAACAGTCGCCCTGAAACACAAGAAATCCCGTCATGTGTTTGAGAAATAATACCGAGTGAAGTAAAATGTATGGCTTTATTAATCAGAAGCTGAAATGTGAGTTAATTTCACCTCTCTGAACAGAGCACCATAAAACTGCACGATGTAAGGACAATCACTACTTCTCACGACCACGTCTAAGTCCATCAGCAGCTGCTTCTGTTCCTTCTCATCAACTGTTGACCGAATTCTCTACGGAACACACAGTATAATCACAGACATGGAGTTGACAAGTTATTAATCTGCATCTGGATATCTACATGTCCAAGGTAAATCACCTTGACCGCCATGATCTGGTTACTCGGCTTGTGCACCATCTTATTGACGGAGCCGTAAGCCCCGCGGCCGATCTCGCCCAAATCTTTGAGATCCTCGGCCGTGAAGTCCCAGTGCTGCTCCGCGGAGATCTTCAACTTTCCTGATGACTCGATGCTGTGTGTTCTCAGCCTCTCTCTGCCAGAAACCAGAAGCGTACGTGTGTGttaagagaaacagaaaacaagcaaaacatcTAAATGTAATAACCCTGGATTTATTTTGCAGGACTGACGTCATAACAGATGAAGGTTTACTCACATGTGCGGGTTTTGAAAGGGCGGCCCCGCCGTGTTCAGTGTGAATCTAGTCGCAGGTTTGATCGGAGGGTTGGCAAAGTTCAGCTTCAGGGCTTTGCGTTTACCTGAGCAGGAGAAGAAACAGTAATGTGATCAGATCCAACATGAAGCAACAAATGCTGAGGATTGAGCAAGACCAAAATCAGACTCATCCCACGTGAAAGGTCAGAGTGATAAGTGagtgaaaacaacacaaaccaTAAAACGAGATGACAGAGGGAACGAGGAGACAAGTAAATTCACCCAAACCTACTCAAATCCATGGATGCCATGCTTTACATAGAACAAGGGGATAAGAACTGGCAACTTCTGCATCACCATATATGgatgttttacaaaatacattcCAGATTTGCTgtcatatttccaaaaatataCTCACCTATGAGCCTCGGATAAgtctgtcaacaaatcccatgaaaagaccaaaaccaccaATTGTTTTTACTAAcaggtattgtgtgtgtatcaaaacCTGATATAtcatattcctctgtgccacagagctccattgttgttcaaaactattaaaaacatcagtgagccgcactgttgcactgggtgacgcGCTCCTTCATTACCACGAAggaatcccacatacaccgtccggCTGCACAGTGGATTAATGCgccacagaaaatacatttcctcctgtttgagaaACTACATATTTAGTCACACATCATtagttttgatcttttcatgagatttcttaacaataagaaaaatgtaaaataagacCTTAGCATTTATTGCTCTTATACTTTACATTACTcatcatttaaataatgaatgGGTGATGTTCAGCCTTCAAAAGAAGCTTCATTTGCAAAACAATTGCTAACAGCCTTATATTAAGAGTGGGCAATCCTCTATCACAATATATTTCTATATCTTTATAGagctttttatattttgcatattgcactatatcatgatatagtacattttctggaaaaccAATTGAGAAACTGTTTGAATACTATTTATCCTGCAATATGATGACTATGACagttgaaaatgtatataatcTCAGTGTACATATTGTCATATCACCAAACCATATCTCAGACCGGTGTCACCTGCGCAGCAGCAGCCGAACACATTCAGCTATCAGTGTGCTGCTTTGAGGCTGAACTTTAGCAGAATTACCACTTTCTTACAGTCACGTACATATATATCTAAATCCTATATTTGatgcagaaacagaaatgtagcaTGCTGCTAAAATCCCAAACACCCACATTCACAGTGCAGACACACCAACCCACATGTAAACATAAAATAGGggagaaagaaaacactgaatacaTGACATGCTTCTCAAGGCCAACTGCTTTGATTTCACCTTCAAATCGTAGGAAAGCGCTCCACGCTCGCTCCGCCCAAAATACCGCAAGAATGTGAGTGCTTGAATTCCAATAGGCTCGAATGGAAAACAGCGCTTGAAATGACAAACTTTCGAGTGTGTGCACCTTGTCTCGACAAGCAAGTGCTATGCTGAAGTGCGCCCAtgccaaaaaagtgtttaaaaagacaaaccggttgaaaacaaaaaagataatgTGACAACACTACAGGCACTACTTTTGCTTGTTAGTCACACACTGAAAAGCAGTGAGGTAGAGCTTCCATTACAGTATTTAACTGGGAGTTTCATTAATGAAAACAGTGTTTCTTTAGGTGGGACTCTTCTCTCACAGCGAGGGAGGACAGAGGGGTAAAAATCTGTTCAGACGATCTTGTGCCAAAATATCAATGGAAGCTCTGAATTTTAGGCTTGTGCCGATGAGAACAAATACACCTTACCTGTAATTGTTTTTGACAACAACTTGCTTAACCAGTCGGGCGATAAACTGCACTTATAGGGCAGCGCAGAAATTCTGAAGTCGATAATTGATGTGCAAAAAGGTAGTGATTTATTAAACCTCTTTGTAAAACGCATAAAACTCCATAAGTGCAGGTGTCTGCCAAGCTGCAGCTTTATCATATCCTGTTATCTGAGCAAGTCATATTAAGCACTGAACTATTAGCTACCGGCACAAGCCTACTTGAACCCATCAGAAGTCTTGACTTGGATTAGTTGAGAACAGCAGGACAGACTCCCCCATACCAGACTGTCAGGCGGAAACAAAGGGATGAGAACTGTTGGTGCTGAAGCAAAAGAGGTTTGGCTTACTTGGGGGAGCTCCAGACAGGTTTATCTGAAAGCCTAGAGGTGAGAAgacagcttttattttcttcacatttcCCCTTCAGCTTGTTATGTCTTCTTCAAGAGACTGCTATGTTAGTTAGAGTTCAGAGACTTAATGTAACCTCCCCTCCCTAAAATCACCTCTTCCTGCAATACAAAAGGTGTCCACTTCACCCAACCAACCAGGACTAGCAGGAATCCTGCAGGTTTAGGGTTGACAAATAATCACAGAAACTGGCCTTGCTTTGCCAACATGTCAAACATACTGGGGAATTATATCGCAGGTTAAATGCATCATCTGGAGGGTAATGCATTAGCATGCACACGCTTTTATGAAACAACTACAAGCACTTGAGTATGGTGAAGTATGTCATGTGTCAGTCAGTGCAACAAATGAAGGAGGCAAAATGAcctgaagacaaaacaaaaaagggatCTACAAGGAAAACATATTACagtttaataaacattttcttgGGACAGCTCACCATCATTCAGCGTCATGTCAGGAGTTAGGAATCATTAGTTAGCAGCATAAAGGTAAAAGGATGAAATACGGTCAGGGAAATGTGATTAAAAGCACACGATTTTACAACAGAGCTAAATTTAAGACACCTGATAAATAAAActctggattattattactgttaggATTAATCAAAGTAGCATCGCCTTCATTATAAAAAGGGGAACCAGGGATATAAACTCAACATGCATCTCAGTTATAAATCCAGTTGTAGTGATTAACTAAACCATCATGTGAAAGTTAAATCAAGAAATAAATCAACCAAAGTGCTAactatataaattatatttaacatCACTCAGGACTTTTAAAACTAGCACCAAATCTAATGAAGCATTATACTCGATCTGTGGTTTTGTTAACTCTTGCTTCCCAGAACTTGTcaccttacacacacatatatatatatatatatatatatatatatatatataaaatgaaaactCTAACTGGATTTCTAATTAAACTGCTCATCCTACTCTACTAAGTCAATGAAGTATGTAGCTACCTGTTTCACTCTGACATCTCCAGCAGGTGTTGGACTCTGAAAGTTAAAATGAGACATTGTTTgtacaaaaaataaagcattGAAATGAACATTTGGTTTAGCTGTGTTTGGAGCGAAGAGACTGGTTTAGATGTTTCTGTTGACAAGCCCTGAAAAGGAAGGAGCAGCTTCAGGTTTCACTGAGCTCACGCCACCCAAGCAGGTACATACATGTACTCACTAGTGCACGATAAGGTTGTAAAGAATGGATGGAAACCCATCAAACTTCACTATCAAATGTATCAATTGGATTTAGTTTTGCATATTGCCAATCACCTACACTCGATGTATCATGACTTCACATAATTTCTACATTGTGAAGGTTTTTTGATAAATTCGGCGTATTTAACACTAACATAGCTCTCATTCCAAAGGTGCAATCCACTGTATTTGTGTGGAAGAAGAATGAAGCTTGATTTAGATATAACAGACGTCATGAACGTAATTCAAATACACAATGACACACTGATTAAATCTATGCGGAATGGTGTATCTTTACGGTttataagattaaaaaaaaaagatttattaatTGTCTTCCATGGCATATGTAGCTATAGTTGTGACTAATAATTGTCCATTTTTGGAACGGAGTTTGGCGAGATTTTCCCCCAGGCAAGAGAAAACAGAATGTAACGGggctacaaaatgtcaaaatggtACCAAGGACactaaatgcattttgtaaGATATAAGAAAATTATTACTTTTGCCAATTGATGAACTCGGACAATTAACAAACAGTGTGTTCCACTTGGGGAAAGACACTGGTCCGCTCCCTTGGGAATCAGTTTTCAGTCCTGGGAGTAGCCTGAGCCTCCCACGGCTAGCCCTGCTAACATTAACCTTCACTGCAGCAGAATGTGAGCTCCCAGCTACAAgcacatattttgacatttcccACACTTACCCTGCATGCTGCTCATTGTAGTAATGTGTTGAGACTGGGACTGGTGATGGTGGTTAGTTGCAGATCCCGCGTTATTGCTGCTGTTGTGGCTGCTAGGTGTTGTTGGGTTGTTAGGACTGGGAGTCgccattgttgtgtgtttgaattCCATCAGCAGCACCGGGCTGCAATGCAGATACACGGAGAGCAACTTCACCCTTCCCTCCCTGCCACAATAATTACCGCCTCACTAACGGCAACTTCAGGCCGCAAAACAAGCGGGTAGCAACTGTCGAACACTTTAAAATACGTTaaattattaagattattttaaagttttgggCTACGTTAAAAGCTACCTACGTGGTAAcgttaacaaaaacaaacacccagctaggctaagctaactaAGCTGGCTAACAGTACTAGCCAAGAAGCTTTACGACCCGCAATCAGCTGACCAACTGACACTGACATGTCAACACCCACAGCGTCCCAGCGCTAGCGACGAGCTAGCGGCGAGCTAGCGACAGTTAGCCGAGACGAGACCGGATGTTATGTGGtgtttgtttcaaaataaagcaagaacgtgtattttttaaatcaattgtCACATCGACCTTATAACGCAATATTTGAGACCTCTACATGGTCAAAAAGATCAataacctaaaaaaaaaaccctatttCATACAGTCTAACATGTTAAATGATCTCTAGTGGATCATTAGTGCAATGCAGGAAGTACAGGTCTTACTAAATTCAAGAGGACTGCCTCTACTAATTTCCTAATTATGAGAAAGTTATggcaaaattaaaatttgtagTTTTACTAATATTTCAAGATGAACATTTGATGGATTGAAGCAGCATATAATTACCaaaaaaatgttgtactttattttgtcataatATAATTTTGAAAGTGTGTATCAAATATGATACAGTAGGTATTTtaggttgggttttttttttttaaatccctaaATCATCATTGTTTTGCATTTCACAATGTTTTGTCAATATCATACtctcttttaattatttaattctcTCCAGAAGTCAGCAACTGTCAAAGTAaaagttgaaaagaaaaaagtaaaggtgGAGAAAAGAAGAATTTGACACGTAACGTAAGCAGTGacaaagaaatgacaaaaaaataaatcaatgcaattaaaaattgatatttttgcttCTTTAAAAACCCCAATTGAGATTAATAAATTGCCATGAAAGCTGAATTCATCATtcatgatacaaacaaaaacaatacatgcAAATTTAAATtgcatgtattatttttttattctgtcaaaAGGTTCAATAAACACCCTaaactaaaaacaataaaacgtCTGATAATTATTACATGTGTCAAGCTTCACTATTTCAACAACACTAGATAGATATTTAGCTTCATTACTTTCATTAAGCTTCTTCTGAAACCACAAGCACACAGCAGTACCAGGATCCTCAGGACTGCATTACCCCATCAGGAGGGGCCAAAGTTGAGCTGTGGGCCTTTAATTGCACACATATTTGCATATTGCCTAACACACATGAAAGTGTTATAATATTTTGCCCCAGAAACCAACCACCCGCTTCTCTACTATCCTGCGCAGGTGTGCTGTGTGTCACTTTGTTTGCGGTaatttgatgaaaaataaacGTCTTTAggaatatgtaaaatgtaagcATAGGATAAATGAATATAAAAGGAAATTCTGAAGCCATTAAACAAGATTTATTGACCCAGGGACCCCTCGGAGGACAGGGCTGTAGGACGAGAGATTAAAGGTTAGTAAAAATGAAGGAGCTGCcttatcatttcagtttatattgtaGTAATGGTGCTTGTTCCCAAATAAAATTACTATCAATCTGACTGCCAGACAGTGGTGTGTGGGCCCCCGGGGGCGGTGCCAGGCTTGTCCAATATGTCACTCATTTTCACTGTGGTGTTACATTAGATAATACTGTAGTTAGAGTTCTACAAAAGTAcgttttaataataaataaacatgtatttgtttgatGTGATATACGAGGGATCCTTCGTACCACGCAGagttaatataataaacaaacagcACTTCCCCTTGCTGGGaaatattattatgttattatattatataagcTGTATCAACTTCTGCAaggctgtgttttttgtttttacagtgttgtgaGACAAAGACAATAAAGTATAGGATTCTAATGTTTGTATTTAGTacattattttttgcatttttaccaCAAATTAGGGATGATATACCCAAAAAAATCAAGTATGAAAAAATATGATGTAACACAACGCTTGAGTTACAACTGGAAgctaactttttttaaaattattattataattttgttttaatgtattcattttgtcctttctgttgttgttttcagctttacgtgtgtgtgtgtgtgtgtgtgtgtgtgtgtgtgtgtgtgtgtgc
This genomic interval from Siniperca chuatsi isolate FFG_IHB_CAS linkage group LG21, ASM2008510v1, whole genome shotgun sequence contains the following:
- the LOC122868882 gene encoding dual specificity mitogen-activated protein kinase kinase 4 isoform X1, coding for MEFKHTTMATPSPNNPTTPSSHNSSNNAGSATNHHHQSQSQHITTMSSMQESNTCWRCQSETGFQINLSGAPPSKRKALKLNFANPPIKPATRFTLNTAGPPFQNPHIERLRTHSIESSGKLKISAEQHWDFTAEDLKDLGEIGRGAYGSVNKMVHKPSNQIMAVKRIRSTVDEKEQKQLLMDLDVVVRSSDCPYIVQFYGALFREGDCWICMELMATSLDKFYKFVYCSLDDVIPEEILGKITLATVKALNHLKENLKIIHRDIKPSNILLDRNGNIKLCDFGISGQLVDSIAKTRDAGCRPYMAPERIDPSASRQGYDVRSDVWSLGITLYELATGRFPYPKWNSVFDQLTQVVRGDPPQLSNSEERRFSPKFISFVNVCLTKDESKRPKYKELLKDPFIQMYEERSVDVAGYVCRLLDQMPASPSSPMYMD
- the LOC122868882 gene encoding dual specificity mitogen-activated protein kinase kinase 4 isoform X4 produces the protein MEFKHTTMATPSPNNPTTPSSHNSSNNAGSATNHHHQSQSQHITTMSSMQGKRKALKLNFANPPIKPATRFTLNTAGPPFQNPHIERLRTHSIESSGKLKISAEQHWDFTAEDLKDLGEIGRGAYGSVNKMVHKPSNQIMAVKRIRSTVDEKEQKQLLMDLDVVVRSSDCPYIVQFYGALFREGDCWICMELMATSLDKFYKFVYCSLDDVIPEEILGKITLATVKALNHLKENLKIIHRDIKPSNILLDRNGNIKLCDFGISGQLVDSIAKTRDAGCRPYMAPERIDPSASRQGYDVRSDVWSLGITLYELATGRFPYPKWNSVFDQLTQVVRGDPPQLSNSEERRFSPKFISFVNVCLTKDESKRPKYKELLKDPFIQMYEERSVDVAGYVCRLLDQMPASPSSPMYMD
- the LOC122868882 gene encoding dual specificity mitogen-activated protein kinase kinase 4 isoform X3, which produces MEFKHTTMATPSPNNPTTPSSHNSSNNAGSATNHHHQSQSQHITTMSSMQESNTCWRCQSETGKRKALKLNFANPPIKPATRFTLNTAGPPFQNPHIERLRTHSIESSGKLKISAEQHWDFTAEDLKDLGEIGRGAYGSVNKMVHKPSNQIMAVKRIRSTVDEKEQKQLLMDLDVVVRSSDCPYIVQFYGALFREGDCWICMELMATSLDKFYKFVYCSLDDVIPEEILGKITLATVKALNHLKENLKIIHRDIKPSNILLDRNGNIKLCDFGISGQLVDSIAKTRDAGCRPYMAPERIDPSASRQGYDVRSDVWSLGITLYELATGRFPYPKWNSVFDQLTQVVRGDPPQLSNSEERRFSPKFISFVNVCLTKDESKRPKYKELLKDPFIQMYEERSVDVAGYVCRLLDQMPASPSSPMYMD
- the LOC122868882 gene encoding dual specificity mitogen-activated protein kinase kinase 4 isoform X5; protein product: MTLNDGKRKALKLNFANPPIKPATRFTLNTAGPPFQNPHIERLRTHSIESSGKLKISAEQHWDFTAEDLKDLGEIGRGAYGSVNKMVHKPSNQIMAVKRIRSTVDEKEQKQLLMDLDVVVRSSDCPYIVQFYGALFREGDCWICMELMATSLDKFYKFVYCSLDDVIPEEILGKITLATVKALNHLKENLKIIHRDIKPSNILLDRNGNIKLCDFGISGQLVDSIAKTRDAGCRPYMAPERIDPSASRQGYDVRSDVWSLGITLYELATGRFPYPKWNSVFDQLTQVVRGDPPQLSNSEERRFSPKFISFVNVCLTKDESKRPKYKELLKDPFIQMYEERSVDVAGYVCRLLDQMPASPSSPMYMD
- the LOC122868882 gene encoding dual specificity mitogen-activated protein kinase kinase 4 isoform X2; translated protein: MEFKHTTMATPSPNNPTTPSSHNSSNNAGSATNHHHQSQSQHITTMSSMQESNTCWRCQSETALKLNFANPPIKPATRFTLNTAGPPFQNPHIERLRTHSIESSGKLKISAEQHWDFTAEDLKDLGEIGRGAYGSVNKMVHKPSNQIMAVKRIRSTVDEKEQKQLLMDLDVVVRSSDCPYIVQFYGALFREGDCWICMELMATSLDKFYKFVYCSLDDVIPEEILGKITLATVKALNHLKENLKIIHRDIKPSNILLDRNGNIKLCDFGISGQLVDSIAKTRDAGCRPYMAPERIDPSASRQGYDVRSDVWSLGITLYELATGRFPYPKWNSVFDQLTQVVRGDPPQLSNSEERRFSPKFISFVNVCLTKDESKRPKYKELLKDPFIQMYEERSVDVAGYVCRLLDQMPASPSSPMYMD